A genomic segment from Blastococcus sp. PRF04-17 encodes:
- a CDS encoding Maf family protein has protein sequence MSVDRRLVLASASPARLSLLRQAGLSPEVVVSDVDESAYSAPRVAEQVALLASAKAASVAKQETDALVIGADSLLEFQGRPLGKPADASDARDRWRRMAGRSGILHTGQALFDVQDGVVASRDISVASTVVYFASPTPQEIEAYLATGEPLAVAGAFTLDGLGAPFVRRVEGDPAAVVGLSLTVLRTQLAKRGLAITDLWRR, from the coding sequence ATGAGTGTCGATCGCAGGCTCGTGCTCGCGTCGGCGTCACCGGCGCGGCTGTCGCTGCTCCGGCAGGCGGGCCTGTCCCCGGAGGTCGTGGTCAGCGACGTCGACGAGTCGGCCTACAGCGCGCCGCGGGTCGCCGAGCAGGTCGCGCTGCTGGCGTCGGCCAAGGCCGCGTCGGTCGCCAAGCAGGAGACCGACGCGCTCGTGATCGGCGCCGACTCGCTGCTGGAGTTCCAGGGCAGGCCGCTGGGCAAGCCGGCCGACGCCTCCGACGCACGCGACCGCTGGCGGCGCATGGCCGGCCGCTCGGGCATCCTGCACACCGGCCAGGCGCTGTTCGACGTCCAGGACGGCGTGGTCGCCAGCCGCGACATCTCGGTCGCCTCGACCGTGGTCTACTTCGCCTCGCCCACGCCGCAGGAGATCGAGGCCTACCTCGCGACCGGCGAGCCCCTCGCGGTGGCCGGGGCGTTCACCCTCGACGGACTGGGCGCACCGTTCGTCCGCCGCGTCGAGGGCGACCCGGCCGCGGTGGTCGGGTTGTCGCTGACGGTGCTGCGCACGCAGCTGGCCAAGCGCGGCCTGGCGATCACCGACCTCTGGCGCCGCTGA
- a CDS encoding biotin--[acetyl-CoA-carboxylase] ligase, translating into MAGDSRWSDLERPALDGAALTDALTHDSRLWRSVEVVPEIGSTNAELAARAAGEDGAPEGTVLVAEHQVSGRGRLDRVWTSPPRAGITVSFLLRPDVPAARRGWLPLLTGVALAESVKAGTGVLPSLKWPNDLLAADGRKLAGILAESTGTAVVVGVGLNVSTTTAELPETGTSLARVLGSTVDRAPVLLAFLRAVERRYLRWVEVLGDPISSGLAQEYLAWSSTVGTEVSVTMPDGSTLEGTAQAVDWDGRLVLATGHGTVELASGDVRHVRRV; encoded by the coding sequence GTGGCCGGGGACTCGCGCTGGTCGGATCTCGAGCGCCCCGCGCTCGACGGGGCGGCCCTCACCGACGCCCTGACCCACGACAGCCGGCTCTGGCGCTCCGTCGAGGTCGTGCCGGAGATCGGGTCGACCAACGCCGAGCTCGCGGCCCGCGCCGCCGGTGAGGACGGCGCCCCGGAGGGCACCGTCCTGGTGGCCGAGCACCAGGTGTCCGGCCGGGGGCGGCTGGACCGGGTCTGGACGTCGCCGCCGCGGGCCGGGATCACCGTCTCGTTCCTGCTGCGCCCCGACGTGCCGGCCGCCCGACGGGGATGGCTGCCCCTGCTCACCGGGGTGGCGCTGGCCGAGTCGGTGAAGGCCGGCACCGGGGTGCTGCCGTCGCTCAAGTGGCCCAACGACCTGCTGGCCGCCGACGGCCGCAAGCTCGCCGGCATCCTGGCCGAGAGCACGGGCACGGCGGTCGTCGTCGGCGTCGGCCTCAACGTCTCCACCACGACCGCCGAGCTGCCGGAGACCGGCACGTCGCTGGCCCGGGTGCTCGGGTCGACCGTGGACCGGGCGCCGGTCCTGCTGGCCTTCCTCCGCGCCGTCGAGCGCCGGTACCTCCGGTGGGTCGAGGTCCTCGGCGACCCGATCTCCTCCGGACTGGCGCAGGAGTACCTGGCCTGGTCGTCGACGGTGGGCACCGAGGTGTCGGTGACCATGCCCGACGGGTCGACGCTGGAGGGGACCGCCCAGGCCGTCGACTGGGACGGCCGGCTCGTGCTGGCCACGGGGCACGGCACCGTCGAGCTGGCCTCGGGGGACGTGCGGCACGTGCGGCGGGTGTGA
- a CDS encoding GtrA family protein, with protein sequence MRRGRTGGGRLRTTRRLLLKEVSAFGVVGIACFLLDVGLFQLCYDVLGIGAVTAKLLSTSISMTVAYFAHRHWSFSHRARTGMRREYVLFTVINGAALLLGMAVVAIVRYPLGQDGSAVLQTANVTAIVLSTALRYLAYRRWVFPAHEAGQPLPATAADARVVA encoded by the coding sequence GTGCGGCGGGGGCGGACGGGTGGTGGACGCCTGCGGACCACCCGGCGCCTGCTGCTCAAGGAGGTCAGCGCCTTCGGGGTCGTCGGGATCGCCTGCTTCCTGCTGGACGTCGGGCTCTTCCAGCTCTGCTACGACGTGCTGGGCATCGGAGCGGTCACCGCGAAGCTGCTGTCGACGTCGATCTCCATGACCGTGGCCTACTTCGCGCACCGCCACTGGTCCTTCTCCCACCGCGCCCGCACCGGCATGCGCCGCGAGTACGTCCTGTTCACGGTCATCAACGGAGCCGCGCTGCTCCTCGGCATGGCCGTGGTCGCGATCGTCCGGTACCCCCTCGGCCAGGACGGTTCCGCCGTCCTGCAGACGGCGAACGTGACGGCGATCGTGCTGAGCACGGCGCTGCGGTACCTCGCCTACCGGCGCTGGGTCTTCCCGGCGCACGAGGCGGGCCAGCCGCTGCCGGCGACGGCCGCAGACGCCCGCGTCGTCGCCTGA
- a CDS encoding phosphatase PAP2 family protein: MAAARSAPLARLDHAVLRGTRRALGGTPAVPVARALSLFGEHALGWVALGAAGALTGHRAPEWRRGVVATLAAHTAGVVVKRVVRRQRPLFDDVPALVPTPSRLSFPSAHSCSTAAAAVSYAPLLGTPVMAGVTALMLVSRVLLGVHYPSDVLSGAALGATVASAVRGRPRPGEGEA; encoded by the coding sequence ATGGCCGCCGCCCGTTCCGCTCCGCTGGCCCGACTCGACCACGCGGTCCTGCGCGGCACCCGCCGCGCCCTCGGCGGCACACCTGCCGTGCCGGTGGCCCGCGCGCTGTCGCTCTTCGGCGAGCACGCGCTGGGCTGGGTGGCCCTCGGCGCGGCCGGTGCCCTGACCGGCCACCGGGCACCCGAGTGGCGCCGCGGCGTCGTCGCGACGCTGGCCGCGCACACCGCCGGGGTGGTGGTCAAGCGGGTCGTCCGGCGCCAGCGCCCGCTGTTCGACGACGTCCCCGCGCTGGTTCCCACCCCCAGCAGGCTGTCGTTCCCGAGCGCACACAGCTGCTCCACGGCGGCCGCCGCCGTCAGCTACGCACCGCTGCTCGGAACGCCGGTGATGGCCGGCGTGACGGCGCTGATGCTGGTCAGCCGCGTCCTGCTGGGCGTGCACTACCCGTCGGACGTCCTCTCCGGGGCCGCTCTGGGTGCGACCGTGGCGAGCGCCGTCCGCGGGCGCCCCCGGCCCGGCGAGGGTGAGGCATGA
- a CDS encoding PH domain-containing protein has product MPYPDKLLADDEEVVAHLHPHWLTVFWPVVRFLLIVGGASFGTALIPAGPQQGLLRMLVLAIAVVLLFFTVLIPWLRWRTTHYVVTTHRLLFRQGILARSGRDIALSRITDVSFRQSLWERMIRSGTLAIESAGDSGATVLRQIPDSDRVQQLLNHMVEEDADRRAQESAGYIRGWEDAAGFGYRDSGYQV; this is encoded by the coding sequence ATGCCGTACCCGGACAAGCTGCTGGCCGACGACGAAGAGGTCGTCGCGCACCTGCACCCGCACTGGCTGACCGTCTTCTGGCCCGTCGTCCGGTTCCTGCTGATCGTCGGGGGCGCCTCCTTCGGCACCGCGCTGATCCCCGCCGGCCCGCAGCAGGGCCTCCTGCGGATGCTGGTGCTCGCGATCGCCGTCGTCCTGCTGTTCTTCACCGTGCTGATCCCCTGGCTGCGCTGGCGGACGACGCACTACGTGGTCACCACGCACCGGCTGCTGTTCCGCCAGGGCATCCTGGCCCGCTCGGGGCGGGACATCGCCCTCTCGCGGATCACCGACGTCTCGTTCCGGCAGTCGCTCTGGGAGCGGATGATCCGGTCGGGCACGCTGGCCATCGAGTCGGCCGGGGACAGCGGCGCGACGGTCCTGCGCCAGATCCCCGACAGCGACCGCGTCCAGCAGCTGCTCAACCACATGGTCGAGGAGGACGCCGACCGGCGGGCCCAGGAGAGTGCGGGCTACATCCGCGGCTGGGAGGATGCCGCCGGCTTCGGGTACCGGGACTCCGGATACCAGGTGTGA
- a CDS encoding decaprenyl-phosphate phosphoribosyltransferase, translated as MTVRPDVRPPAGSGRPAAPTRAGLPERPPGVRGSFAWGVVRALRPRQWVKNLLVFAAPLAAGAVLDPDVLVPSAVAFLLFCVASSAVYLVNDSIDVEEDRRHPRKRFRPIAAGIVPRWLAVALAVVLFAVALVAAVVFTRPQLAWVLGTYVVLQLAYCLGLKNQPVLDLAVVASGFLLRGIAGGVAAGLLLSQWFLLVAAFGSLFMVAGKRYSELVLLGETADTRRTLQEYSVSYLRFVWSLSAGVACTAYSLWAFEMVERQGDVPWSTLSIAPFVLAILRYAVDVDKGSAGAPEEIVLHDRVLLGLAVVWAVTVGPGVLGG; from the coding sequence ATGACCGTGCGACCCGACGTGCGCCCGCCGGCGGGGAGCGGGCGGCCGGCAGCACCGACCCGCGCGGGCCTGCCCGAGCGGCCCCCCGGCGTGCGTGGCTCCTTCGCGTGGGGCGTCGTGCGGGCGCTGCGTCCCCGGCAGTGGGTCAAGAACCTCCTGGTCTTCGCCGCGCCGCTGGCCGCCGGTGCCGTGCTCGACCCCGACGTGCTGGTGCCCAGCGCGGTCGCGTTCCTGCTCTTCTGCGTGGCCTCCTCGGCGGTCTACCTGGTCAACGACTCGATCGACGTGGAGGAGGACCGCCGGCACCCCCGCAAGCGGTTCCGGCCCATCGCCGCGGGCATCGTGCCGCGGTGGCTGGCAGTGGCGCTGGCCGTCGTCCTCTTCGCCGTGGCACTCGTCGCCGCGGTCGTATTCACCCGGCCACAGCTGGCGTGGGTGCTCGGCACCTACGTCGTCCTCCAGCTGGCGTACTGCCTGGGCCTGAAGAACCAGCCGGTCCTCGACCTGGCCGTCGTGGCGTCGGGCTTCCTGCTCCGCGGCATCGCCGGCGGTGTGGCGGCCGGGCTGCTGCTGTCGCAGTGGTTCCTGCTGGTCGCCGCGTTCGGCTCGCTGTTCATGGTGGCGGGCAAGCGGTACTCCGAGCTGGTCCTGCTGGGCGAGACCGCGGACACCCGCCGCACCCTGCAGGAGTACTCGGTCAGCTACCTGCGGTTCGTCTGGAGCCTGTCGGCCGGTGTCGCCTGCACGGCCTACAGCCTGTGGGCGTTCGAGATGGTGGAGCGTCAGGGCGACGTCCCGTGGTCGACGCTGTCGATCGCGCCGTTCGTGCTGGCGATCCTGCGGTACGCCGTCGACGTCGACAAGGGCAGCGCGGGCGCCCCCGAGGAGATCGTGCTGCACGACCGCGTCCTGCTCGGCCTGGCCGTCGTCTGGGCGGTCACCGTCGGCCCGGGGGTCCTCGGTGGCTGA
- a CDS encoding acyl-CoA carboxylase subunit beta, which produces MSAAELENAGEHVPDDIDIHTTAGKLADFERRVEEAVHAGSARAVEKQHAAGKMTARERIEALLDPGSFTEFDEFARHRSTNFGMAEKRPFGDGVVTGYGTVDGRPVAIFSQDVTVFGGSLGEVYGEKIVKILDFAMTNGCPIIGINEGGGARIQEGVVSLGLYGEIFQRNVHASGVIPQISLVMGPAAGGHVYSPALTDFIVMVDQTSQMFITGPDVVKTVTGEDVTLEELGGARTHNTKSGVAHYLAENEEDALDYVKALLSYLPSNNLDPLPALDVAPVDTVLPGALTDSDLELDTFIPDSANTPYDMHTVIEHVLDDGEFLEVQPLFAPNILIGYGRIEGRPVGVVANQPTQFAGTLDIDASEKAARFVRTCDAFNIPVLTFVDVPGFLPGTSQEWEGIIRRGAKLIYAYAEATVPKVTVITRKAYGGAYDVMGSKHLGADVNLAWPTAQIAVVGAQGAVGILYRKELAAADDPDTRRAELIAEYEDTLANPYIAADRGYVDAVIPPSTTRVQVTKALRVLANKRQTLPPKKHGNIPL; this is translated from the coding sequence GTGAGCGCTGCGGAGCTGGAGAACGCGGGAGAGCACGTCCCCGACGACATCGACATCCACACGACTGCCGGGAAGCTGGCCGACTTCGAGCGGCGGGTGGAGGAGGCGGTCCACGCCGGGTCGGCGCGCGCGGTCGAGAAGCAGCACGCCGCGGGCAAGATGACCGCCCGCGAGCGGATCGAGGCGCTGCTGGACCCCGGCTCGTTCACCGAGTTCGACGAGTTCGCCCGCCACCGCTCGACCAACTTCGGCATGGCCGAGAAGCGGCCCTTCGGGGACGGCGTCGTCACCGGCTACGGCACCGTCGACGGGCGCCCGGTGGCGATCTTCAGCCAGGACGTGACCGTCTTCGGCGGCAGCCTCGGCGAGGTGTACGGCGAGAAGATCGTCAAGATCCTCGACTTCGCCATGACGAACGGCTGCCCGATCATCGGCATCAACGAGGGCGGCGGCGCGCGCATCCAGGAGGGCGTGGTCTCCCTCGGCCTCTACGGCGAGATCTTCCAGCGCAACGTGCACGCCTCGGGCGTCATCCCGCAGATCTCGCTGGTCATGGGCCCGGCCGCCGGCGGGCACGTCTACTCCCCCGCGCTGACCGATTTCATCGTGATGGTCGACCAGACCAGCCAGATGTTCATCACCGGCCCCGACGTGGTGAAGACCGTGACCGGCGAGGACGTCACCCTCGAGGAGCTCGGCGGGGCCCGCACGCACAACACCAAGTCCGGCGTGGCGCACTACCTGGCGGAGAACGAGGAGGACGCCCTCGACTACGTCAAGGCGCTGCTCTCCTACCTGCCCAGCAACAATCTCGACCCCCTGCCGGCGCTCGACGTCGCCCCGGTCGACACGGTCCTGCCCGGCGCGCTGACCGACTCCGACCTCGAGCTCGACACGTTCATCCCCGACTCGGCGAACACGCCCTACGACATGCACACCGTCATCGAGCACGTGCTCGACGACGGCGAGTTCCTCGAGGTCCAGCCCCTGTTCGCGCCGAACATCCTCATCGGCTACGGCCGGATCGAGGGGCGGCCGGTGGGCGTCGTGGCCAACCAGCCCACCCAGTTCGCCGGCACCCTCGACATCGACGCCAGCGAGAAGGCCGCGCGGTTCGTGCGCACCTGCGACGCGTTCAACATCCCGGTGCTCACCTTCGTCGACGTCCCCGGCTTCCTGCCCGGGACGTCGCAGGAGTGGGAGGGCATCATCCGGCGCGGTGCCAAGCTCATCTACGCCTACGCCGAGGCGACGGTGCCCAAGGTCACCGTCATCACCCGCAAGGCCTACGGCGGCGCCTACGACGTCATGGGCTCCAAGCACCTGGGCGCCGACGTGAACCTGGCGTGGCCGACGGCGCAGATCGCCGTCGTGGGCGCCCAGGGCGCGGTCGGCATCCTGTACCGCAAGGAGCTCGCCGCGGCCGACGACCCCGACACCCGTCGGGCGGAACTGATCGCCGAGTACGAGGACACCCTCGCCAATCCCTACATCGCGGCCGACCGCGGCTACGTCGACGCGGTCATCCCGCCGTCGACGACCCGCGTGCAGGTGACCAAGGCGCTGCGGGTGCTAGCCAACAAGCGGCAGACGCTCCCGCCGAAGAAGCACGGGAACATCCCGCTGTAA
- a CDS encoding acetyl-CoA carboxylase biotin carboxylase subunit: MQKVLIANRGEIAVRVARACKDAGLTSVAVYADPDRDALHVRTADEAFGLGGSTPGDSYLVIDKIIEAAQKSGADAIHPGYGFLSENADFAQAVLDAGLTWIGPSPEAIIALGDKVQARHIATKAGAPLVPGTKDPVGGADEVIAFAQEHGLPVAIKAAFGGGGRGLKVARTTEEIPELFDSAVREAVSAFGRGECFVERFLDKPRHVEAQVLADTHGNVIVVGTRDCSLQRRNQKLVEEAPAPFLTDEQRARIHESAKAICKEAGYHGAGTVEYLVGADGSISFLEVNTRLQVEHPVSEETSGIDLVRQQFRIADGLPLEITEDPTPRGHSIEFRINAEDAGRNFMPAPGPVDRLEIPQGPGVRWDSGVETGGEVAGAFDSMLAKLIVTGATREEALQRSRRALDELVVEGMPTVIPFHRAVVRDEAFTSEPFTVHTRWIETEWDNQVPPYAAAPAEADEEAPRQTVVVEVGGRRLEVSLPAGLAAGGGGAAPGAAAKPRKRGPATAAPARPATPSPRRCRARSSRWPSRTAPPSRPAT; this comes from the coding sequence GTGCAGAAGGTCCTGATCGCCAACCGCGGTGAGATCGCGGTGCGTGTCGCCCGCGCCTGCAAGGACGCGGGCCTGACCAGCGTGGCCGTCTACGCCGACCCCGACCGCGACGCACTGCACGTGCGCACCGCCGACGAGGCGTTCGGGCTCGGCGGCAGCACGCCGGGCGACTCGTACCTGGTCATCGACAAGATCATCGAGGCGGCGCAGAAGTCCGGCGCCGACGCGATCCACCCGGGCTACGGCTTCCTGTCGGAGAACGCCGACTTCGCGCAGGCGGTGCTCGACGCCGGCCTCACCTGGATCGGCCCCTCACCCGAGGCGATCATCGCCCTCGGTGACAAGGTGCAGGCGCGGCACATCGCCACCAAGGCCGGGGCGCCGCTGGTGCCCGGCACCAAGGACCCGGTCGGCGGCGCCGACGAGGTGATCGCCTTCGCGCAAGAGCACGGCCTCCCGGTGGCGATCAAGGCGGCGTTCGGCGGCGGGGGCCGCGGGCTGAAGGTGGCGCGCACCACGGAGGAGATCCCGGAGCTGTTCGACTCCGCCGTGCGCGAGGCGGTCTCCGCCTTCGGCCGCGGCGAGTGCTTCGTCGAGCGGTTCCTCGACAAGCCGCGGCACGTCGAGGCCCAGGTGCTGGCCGACACCCACGGCAACGTGATCGTCGTCGGCACCCGCGACTGCTCGCTGCAGCGGCGCAACCAGAAGCTGGTCGAGGAGGCGCCCGCGCCGTTCCTCACCGACGAGCAGCGCGCGCGCATCCACGAGTCGGCGAAGGCCATCTGCAAGGAGGCCGGGTACCACGGTGCCGGCACCGTCGAGTACCTGGTCGGTGCCGACGGCTCGATCTCCTTCCTCGAGGTCAACACGCGCCTGCAGGTCGAGCACCCGGTGTCGGAGGAGACGTCGGGCATCGACCTGGTGCGCCAGCAGTTCCGCATCGCCGACGGCCTGCCGCTGGAGATCACCGAGGACCCGACGCCCCGCGGCCACAGCATCGAGTTCCGGATCAACGCCGAGGACGCCGGGCGCAACTTCATGCCGGCTCCCGGCCCGGTCGACCGGCTGGAGATCCCGCAGGGCCCCGGCGTCCGGTGGGACTCCGGCGTCGAGACCGGCGGCGAGGTGGCCGGCGCGTTCGACTCGATGCTCGCCAAGCTGATCGTCACCGGCGCCACCCGCGAAGAGGCGCTGCAGCGCTCGCGCCGCGCGCTCGACGAGCTGGTCGTCGAGGGCATGCCGACGGTCATCCCGTTCCACCGCGCCGTCGTCCGTGACGAGGCGTTCACCAGCGAGCCGTTCACCGTGCACACCCGTTGGATCGAGACCGAGTGGGACAACCAGGTCCCGCCCTACGCCGCAGCCCCGGCCGAGGCCGACGAGGAGGCGCCGCGGCAGACCGTGGTCGTCGAGGTCGGCGGCCGCCGGCTCGAGGTCTCCCTGCCGGCCGGTCTGGCGGCCGGAGGCGGCGGCGCCGCCCCCGGTGCGGCGGCCAAGCCGCGCAAGCGGGGTCCGGCCACGGCGGCTCCGGCGCGTCCGGCGACGCCCTCACCTCGCCGATGCAGGGCACGATCGTCAAGGTGGCCGTCGAGGACGGCGCCACCGTCGAGGCCGGCGACCTGA
- a CDS encoding FAD-binding oxidoreductase translates to MAESGSPVRLTGWGRTAATRATLIPVSGEDDVRAVLDGRSARGVVARGLARSYGDAAQNAGGDVLDMTGADRVLDVDLATGEVEVEAGISLDRLMTLFVPLGLFVPVTAGTRYVTVGGAIAADIHGKNHHRAGSFAQHVAWLDLLLADGTIRRVGPDQDADLFWATAGGMGLTGVILRARVRMKPIESAQLLVDTDRTPDLDSLLSLLTGTDHLYDYSVAWIDCVARGRRMGRSVLTRGRFARRDELPARRRVDPLRYSSAVTVSVPDVFPPGLLNRATVAAFNELWYRRAPRQERDRLQSIPRFFHPLDGVGDWNRVYGPRGFVQYQFTVPFGQEEAMRAALERISDSGSASFLAVLKRFGDGNPGMLSYPSPGWTLALDVPVVAGLAGLLDGLDRLVVDAGGRIYLAKDSRVRPDLFERMYPRLEAFRTVRTQVDPRGVFTSDLARRLSL, encoded by the coding sequence GTGGCTGAGTCCGGCTCGCCGGTCCGCCTCACCGGCTGGGGGCGGACCGCCGCCACCCGCGCCACCCTGATCCCGGTCTCCGGTGAGGACGACGTCCGCGCGGTGCTCGACGGTCGCTCCGCCCGCGGGGTCGTGGCACGCGGTCTGGCCCGCAGCTACGGCGACGCGGCGCAGAACGCCGGTGGCGACGTCCTCGACATGACCGGCGCCGACCGCGTGCTCGACGTCGATCTGGCCACCGGGGAGGTCGAGGTCGAGGCCGGGATCTCCCTGGACCGGCTCATGACCCTGTTCGTGCCGCTGGGGCTCTTCGTGCCGGTCACCGCCGGGACCCGGTACGTCACCGTGGGCGGCGCGATCGCGGCCGACATCCACGGCAAGAACCACCACCGGGCCGGCAGCTTCGCCCAGCACGTCGCCTGGCTCGACCTGCTGCTGGCCGACGGCACGATCCGGCGGGTGGGCCCGGACCAGGACGCCGATCTGTTCTGGGCCACGGCCGGGGGCATGGGCCTCACGGGGGTGATCCTGCGGGCCCGGGTGCGCATGAAGCCGATCGAGTCCGCGCAGCTCCTCGTCGACACCGACCGCACGCCGGACCTCGACTCGCTGCTCAGCCTGCTGACCGGGACCGACCACCTCTACGACTACTCGGTCGCCTGGATCGACTGCGTCGCCCGTGGCCGCCGGATGGGCCGCTCGGTGCTCACCCGCGGCCGGTTCGCCCGGCGCGACGAGCTGCCGGCGCGCAGGCGGGTCGACCCGCTGCGGTACTCGAGCGCGGTGACGGTGTCGGTCCCCGACGTCTTCCCCCCAGGCCTGTTGAACCGCGCGACGGTCGCCGCGTTCAACGAGCTCTGGTACCGCCGGGCGCCGCGGCAGGAGCGCGACCGGCTGCAGAGCATCCCGAGGTTCTTCCACCCGCTCGACGGCGTGGGCGACTGGAACCGCGTCTACGGCCCGCGGGGGTTCGTGCAGTACCAGTTCACCGTGCCCTTCGGGCAGGAGGAGGCGATGCGGGCGGCGCTGGAGCGGATCAGCGACTCGGGCTCCGCGTCGTTCCTCGCCGTCCTCAAGCGGTTCGGCGACGGCAACCCGGGCATGCTGTCCTACCCCTCGCCCGGCTGGACACTGGCACTGGACGTCCCGGTCGTGGCCGGCCTCGCCGGCCTGCTCGACGGGCTCGACCGGCTGGTCGTCGACGCCGGTGGCCGGATCTACCTGGCCAAGGACTCCCGCGTCCGGCCCGACCTGTTCGAGCGGATGTACCCGCGGCTGGAGGCCTTCCGGACCGTGCGCACGCAGGTGGACCCCCGCGGGGTGTTCACCTCCGACCTGGCCAGGAGGCTCTCGCTGTGA
- a CDS encoding acyl-CoA carboxylase subunit epsilon, translated as MLDREDPSGPHSSQSPLLRVVRGEPSAEELAALTVVVAALSQRRERRRPAPVGAWASFGTGHRRTHRQGFGGWLAAGRPS; from the coding sequence TTGCTCGATCGCGAAGACCCTTCGGGCCCTCACTCCTCGCAATCCCCGTTGTTACGTGTCGTTCGCGGGGAACCCTCCGCCGAGGAGCTCGCCGCACTCACGGTGGTCGTGGCGGCACTGTCGCAACGCCGGGAGCGGCGTCGTCCCGCGCCGGTCGGAGCCTGGGCGTCGTTCGGAACCGGCCACCGCCGGACCCACCGCCAGGGCTTCGGCGGCTGGCTGGCGGCGGGGCGGCCGTCATGA
- a CDS encoding decaprenylphospho-beta-D-erythro-pentofuranosid-2-ulose 2-reductase — translation MIDALGSVGSLLLVGGTSDIAVATAHRYLAERPLRVVVAARDTPRRGEVAADLTAAGADVQVVDFDADDPESPARMVAEAAAGGDIDVAVVAFGQLGDADRLRTDSEAVAQIGHVNYVAPAVVGTELANRMREQGHGVIVALSSVAGERVRASNFVYGSTKAGMDAFYSGLADSLAGTGVSVLVVRPGFVKSKMTAHLPDVPLSTTPEAVADAIVTGVRRGGTRCGCPAPCAGS, via the coding sequence GTGATCGACGCCCTCGGGTCGGTGGGCTCCCTGCTGCTGGTCGGCGGCACTTCCGACATCGCGGTCGCCACCGCGCACCGCTACCTCGCCGAACGCCCGCTCAGGGTGGTCGTGGCGGCGCGGGACACCCCGCGCCGCGGCGAGGTGGCCGCCGACCTGACCGCGGCCGGTGCCGACGTGCAGGTGGTCGACTTCGACGCCGACGACCCGGAGTCGCCCGCGCGGATGGTCGCCGAGGCGGCAGCCGGCGGCGACATCGACGTCGCGGTCGTGGCCTTCGGCCAGCTCGGGGACGCCGACCGGCTGCGCACCGACTCGGAGGCCGTGGCGCAGATCGGGCACGTGAACTACGTGGCGCCGGCCGTCGTCGGCACCGAGCTGGCCAACCGGATGCGCGAGCAGGGCCACGGCGTGATCGTGGCGCTGTCGTCGGTCGCCGGCGAGCGGGTCCGGGCGTCGAACTTCGTCTACGGCTCCACCAAGGCCGGCATGGACGCCTTCTACAGCGGCCTGGCCGACTCGCTCGCGGGCACCGGGGTCTCGGTCCTGGTCGTCCGCCCGGGCTTCGTGAAGTCCAAGATGACCGCCCACCTGCCGGACGTGCCGCTGTCCACCACGCCCGAGGCGGTGGCCGACGCGATCGTCACCGGCGTCCGCAGGGGCGGCACACGGTGTGGGTGCCCGGCGCCATGCGCTGGGTCATGA